A single region of the Myripristis murdjan chromosome 3, fMyrMur1.1, whole genome shotgun sequence genome encodes:
- the plekha7b gene encoding pleckstrin homology domain-containing family A member 7 isoform X1, with the protein MAAPLGRDTLPDYWSYGVCRDGRVFFINDKTHSTTWLHPRTGEPVNSGHMIRSDLPRGWEEGFTDEGASYFINHNQRSTSFRHPVTGQISPENTEYTLQDRIESRMSKSPASQRAPSMVTVPSVTVTSPAVDATSGSKGSRATGKVHSFGKRDHAIKRNLNIPVVVRGWLYKQDSSGMRLWKRKWFVLSDYCLFYYKDSREETVLGSIPLPSYVIAPVEPDDHISRKYAFKASHTGMRSYIYNKNSVIGSQAEHCGMRTYFFSADTQEDMNGWIRAMNQAALMQQSHTIKREVERPEKAVHQAVPQTNHVNVNQNSESLRRPDREEPQDNGVRLAPGEEARYGLEIQMRPTQPATEERVERLSPDSVPGPSHKNGQQTLVQVALPPEQNGNVTYKRGFVPRTDTEKHVQRKTTLAQVEHWVKVQKGDPPKSVSPAEYNLPRRTPPLKPKASTVDVTYQSLPKTPRLPSGSSSPPATCNLPSDYKYAHDRLSHFRMSTDERMATKEGMVWQLYEWQQRQQFRHGSPTAPIYTGPNFTDTSSFRVTVEMPRSISVPPSPCEVPPSVPSSLKPLSPRRPHTPSDRVTVRPLDEVPAGDSTRSNSPRQICAQLSQTSQIERRSMPAMGYITHTVSAPSLHGKTPEELTLLLIQLRRHQAKMAGVHSPGDAFAHLQHHQHNGLLGPSMQADDTYIQLKKDLEYLDLKVTGRESLKDRPSRPVKIAESDADVKLSRLCEQDKILQELEARIRTLKEDKDKLESVLDVSHQQMEQYRDQPAHAEKIAYQQRLLQEDVVHIRADISQVSTEMENAWNEYSRLERDVDWLKSALQAQMNRSDLSQQEKSQIRKELWRIEDVIAGLSSSKANYKVTISSVTNPGETSAVPAHTNMHWKSERERIFVPSVAASSVPSVSGSPSAMEMRVSQQQHSPHLSPTGHPTTPTLSSSPSQQPLAHSTAPIAAGPAWEEDAPPRPPLPQLYSPDEHPPAVPPLPRETTVIRHTSVRGLKRQSDERKRDREIGHFTNGDNKVELRPFLSEPELLGAGDGVSYFGMVASGHDGGYQTLPSRGPAGSSLRLNQSSHIPSYVTLRRAVSAAGMKERPKSALERLYSGDAAQQQMRGKMSADEQLERMKRHQKALVRQRKRTLSHGDRHGSSSSRTSSSSSRPLSADLGSWRREQEFDLQLLERAVQGEEARGVRSVQGEEGPAEHRERPRSQSDEWLTFRSVATTPPAQEADLEPLDYNLDLNKELSKPQKVLIPERYVDSEPEEPLSPQELEERHRKVERIKTILAKSSMQNLAPTVSPDKTETGLVGLDSALQEQERIITMSYALASEASIKSKQVAVSPQANTPTPPPPPPPPPPPLPPATLAPPSPLSNGIHYTFV; encoded by the exons CCACAACCAGAGGAGTACGTCGTTTCGACACCCTGTGACTGGACAGATATCCCCTGAAAACACAGAATACACACTACAGGACAG GATAGAATCCCGTATGTCCAAGTCACCGGCCAGTCAGCGAGCCCCGAGCATGGTCACTGTGCCCTCTGTGACTGTGACCTCACCAGCGGTGGATGCCACCTCAGGGTCAAAG GGCTCCAGAGCCACAGGGAAGGTACACAGCTTCGGGAAGAGGGACCATGCTATCAAAAGAAACCTCAACATCCCAGTGGTGGTGAGAGGCTGGCTCTACAAACAG GACAGCTCTGGAATGCGACTGTGGAAAAGGAAGTGGTTTGTTTTGTCAGACTACTGCTTGTTTTATTACAAAG ACAGCCGGGAAGAGACAGTGCTGGGCAGCATCCCTCTGCCCAGTTATGTCATTGCACCAGTCGAGCCTGACGACCATATAAGCCGCAAATACGCATTCAAG GCGAGCCACACAGGAATGCGCTCCTACATTTACAATAAGAACTCTGTGATTGGCTCACAGGCAGAACACTGTGGGATGCGGACGTACTTCTTCAGTGCGGACACACAGGAGGACATGAATGGCTGGATCCGGGCCATGAACCAGGCTGCACTGATGCAGCAGAGTCACACCATAAAGAG AGAGGTAGAGAGGCCAGAGAAGGCTGTGCACCAGGCCGTCCCACAGACCAATCACGTCAATGTCAACCAGAACTCTGAGAGCCTGCGTAGGCCGGACAGAGAGGAACCTCAGGATAACGGAGTCCGACTGGCTCCCGGAGAGGAGGCGAGGTATGGGTTGGAGATCCAAATGAGGCCCACCCAGCCTGCCACGGAGGAAAGAGTGGAGAGACTCTCCCCAGACTCTGTCCCTGGTCCTTCCCACAAGAATGGCCAGCAAACTTTAGTCCAAGTGGCTCTGCCACCGGAACAGAATGGAAACGTCACATATAAGAGGGGCTTTGTTCCAAGGACAGACACTGAGAAACACGTGCAGAGGAAGACTACGCTGGCTCAGGTGGAGCACTGGGTGAAAGTTCAAAAAGGGGATCCACCAAAAAG TGTTTCTCCTGCTGAGTACAATCTCCCTCGCCGGACCCCTCCCCTGAAGCCCAAAGCCAGCACGGTTGATGTCACCTATCAGTCGTTGCCAAAGACTCCCCGTCTCCCATCTGGCAGCAGCTCTCCTCCAGCGACCTGCAACCTGCCCAGTGACTACAAGTACGCCCATGACAGGCTCAGCCACTTCCGCATGTCCACTGACGAACGAATGGCCACCAAGGAGGGCATGGTGTGGCAGCTGTACGAGTGGCAGCAGCGCCAGCAGTTCCGCCATGGCAGCCCCACCGCACCCATTTACACCGGCCCAAACTTCACGGACACCTCATCTTTTAGGGTTACTGTGGAGATGCCTCGTTCCATCTCTGTGCCCCCATCGCCATGTGAAGTCCCACCGTCGGTTCCCTCCTCCCTCAAGCCCCTGTCCCCACGCAGGCCACACACCCCTTCAGACAGGGTGACAGTCAGACCCCTGGATGAAGTGCCAGCTGGGGACAGCACAAGATCCAACTCCCCTAGACAGATCTGTGCCCAACTCTCTCAG ACTTCTCAAATAGAGAGAAGGTCAATGCCAGCCATGGGTTACATCACACACACGGTCAGTGCACCGAGCTTGCATGGCAAAACG CCAGAGGAGCTGACTCTGCTCCTCATTCAACTGCGGAGGCACCAGGCCAAGATGGCTGGTGTGCATAGCCCCGGCGATGCGTTTGCTCACCTGCAGCACCACCAGCACAACGGCCTTTTAGGCCCCAGCATGCAG GCTGATGATACTTACATACAACTGAAGAAGGACCTGGAGTATCTAGATTTGAAG GTCACCGGACGTGAAAGCCTTAAAGACAGACCATCAAGACCTGTGAAAATTGCAGAGAGTGATGCTGAT GTGAAATTAAGCCGATTGTGTGAGCAAGACAAGATTCTTCAGGAGCTGGAGGCCAGGATACGCACTTTGAAGGAGGACAAG GACAAGCTGGAGTCGGTGCTGGATGTGTCCCACCAGCAGATGGAGCAGTACCGTGATCAGCCGGCCCATGCTGAGAAGATTGCCTACCAGCAGAGATTACTACAGGAGGATGTGGTGCACATAAGGGCTGACATATCCCAAGTCTCCACA GAGATGGAGAACGCCTGGAACGAGTACAGCCGGCTGGAGAGAGACGTGGACTGGCTGAAGTCAGCCCTGCAGGCCCAGATGAACCGCAGTGATCTTTCTCAG CAGGAGAAATCCCAGATCAGGAAGGAGCTGTGGAGGATTGAGGATGTTATCGCAGGCCTCAGCTCCAGTAAAGCCAACTACAAAGTCACTATCTCCTCTGTGACCAACCCAGGTGAGACGAGTGCTGTGCCTGCCCATACCAACATGCACTGGAAGTCTGAGAGAG AGAGGATATTTGTGCCTTCAGTGGCGGCGTCATCAGTGCCTTCTGTGTCTGGGAGCCCGTCTGCTATGGAGATGAGGgtgtcccagcagcagcacagccccCACCTCAGCCCCACAggccaccccaccacccccaccctctcctCCAGCCCCAGCCAACAGCCCCTCGCTCACTCTACAGCCCCCATCGCTGCTGGGCCTGCATGG GAGGAGGATGCCCCTCCCAGACCGCCCCTACCTCAGCTCTACAGTCCCGATGAGCACCCCCCCGCTGTGCCCCCCCTGCCCAGGGAGACAACTGTCATCAGACACACCTCTGTGCGCGGCCTCAAGAGACAGTCTGACGAACGCAAAAGGGACAGAGAAATAGGCCACTTCACTAACGGAGACAACAAG GTGGAACTCAGGCCCTTCTTGAGTGAGCCGGAGCTTCTGGGAGCTGGAGACGGCGTCAGCTACTTTGGCATGGTGGCGTCAGGACACGATGGCGGTTACCAGACCTTACCGAGCAGAG GTCCAGCTGGCTCCTCGCTCAGGCTAAATCAGTCTTCACACATCCCCTCATATGTGACCCTCCGAAGAGCAGTCTCTGCTGCCGGTATGAAG GAGAGACCAAAGAGTGCCTTGGAGCGTCTGTACTCTGGGGATGCGGCGCAGCAGCAGATGAGGGGAAAGATGAGTGCCGACGAGCAGCTGGAAAGGATGAAGAGGCACCAGAAGGCCCTCGTCCGCCAGCGCAAACGCACCCTGAGTCACGGAGACCGCCATGGCTCTTCATCGTCAcgcacctcctcctcatcctcacgcCCACTCTCAGCAGACCTGGGCTCA TGGAGGAGGGAGCAGGAGTTtgacctgcagctgctggagcggGCTGTTCAGGGGGAGGAGGCGCGGGGAGTTCGGAGTGTCCAGGGCGAGGAAGGACCCGCCGAGCACAGGGAGAGACCCCGCTCTCAATCCGACGAATGGCTGACCTTCCGCTCCGTGGCCACAACCCCTCCCGCCCAAGAGGCTGACCTGGAACCACTAGACTACAACCTGGACCTGAACAAAGAG CTGTCCAAGCCTCAGAAGGTTTTAATCCCTGAGCGCTACGTGGACTCAGAGCCAGAAGAGCCCCTCAGTCctcaggagctggaggagcgccATCGCAAGGTGGAGCGCATCAAGACCATCCTGGCCAAgtccag CATGCAAAACCTGGCACCAACTGTGTCTCCGGACAAGACGGAGACGGGGCTGGTGGGACTGGACTCTGCTCtgcaggagcaggagaggatCATCACCATGTCCTATGCTCTGGCTTCAGAGGCATCCATCAAGAGCAAACAGGTCGCAG
- the plekha7b gene encoding pleckstrin homology domain-containing family A member 7 isoform X2, which translates to MAAPLGRDTLPDYWSYGVCRDGRVFFINDKTHSTTWLHPRTGEPVNSGHMIRSDLPRGWEEGFTDEGASYFINHNQRSTSFRHPVTGQISPENTEYTLQDRIESRMSKSPASQRAPSMVTVPSVTVTSPAVDATSGSKGSRATGKVHSFGKRDHAIKRNLNIPVVVRGWLYKQDSSGMRLWKRKWFVLSDYCLFYYKDSREETVLGSIPLPSYVIAPVEPDDHISRKYAFKASHTGMRSYIYNKNSVIGSQAEHCGMRTYFFSADTQEDMNGWIRAMNQAALMQQSHTIKREVERPEKAVHQAVPQTNHVNVNQNSESLRRPDREEPQDNGVRLAPGEEARYGLEIQMRPTQPATEERVERLSPDSVPGPSHKNGQQTLVQVALPPEQNGNVTYKRGFVPRTDTEKHVQRKTTLAQVEHWVKVQKGDPPKSVSPAEYNLPRRTPPLKPKASTVDVTYQSLPKTPRLPSGSSSPPATCNLPSDYKYAHDRLSHFRMSTDERMATKEGMVWQLYEWQQRQQFRHGSPTAPIYTGPNFTDTSSFRVTVEMPRSISVPPSPCEVPPSVPSSLKPLSPRRPHTPSDRVTVRPLDEVPAGDSTRSNSPRQICAQLSQTSQIERRSMPAMGYITHTVSAPSLHGKTPEELTLLLIQLRRHQAKMAGVHSPGDAFAHLQHHQHNGLLGPSMQADDTYIQLKKDLEYLDLKVTGRESLKDRPSRPVKIAESDADVKLSRLCEQDKILQELEARIRTLKEDKDKLESVLDVSHQQMEQYRDQPAHAEKIAYQQRLLQEDVVHIRADISQVSTEMENAWNEYSRLERDVDWLKSALQAQMNRSDLSQQEKSQIRKELWRIEDVIAGLSSSKANYKVTISSVTNPERIFVPSVAASSVPSVSGSPSAMEMRVSQQQHSPHLSPTGHPTTPTLSSSPSQQPLAHSTAPIAAGPAWEEDAPPRPPLPQLYSPDEHPPAVPPLPRETTVIRHTSVRGLKRQSDERKRDREIGHFTNGDNKVELRPFLSEPELLGAGDGVSYFGMVASGHDGGYQTLPSRGPAGSSLRLNQSSHIPSYVTLRRAVSAAGMKERPKSALERLYSGDAAQQQMRGKMSADEQLERMKRHQKALVRQRKRTLSHGDRHGSSSSRTSSSSSRPLSADLGSWRREQEFDLQLLERAVQGEEARGVRSVQGEEGPAEHRERPRSQSDEWLTFRSVATTPPAQEADLEPLDYNLDLNKELSKPQKVLIPERYVDSEPEEPLSPQELEERHRKVERIKTILAKSSMQNLAPTVSPDKTETGLVGLDSALQEQERIITMSYALASEASIKSKQVAVSPQANTPTPPPPPPPPPPPLPPATLAPPSPLSNGIHYTFV; encoded by the exons CCACAACCAGAGGAGTACGTCGTTTCGACACCCTGTGACTGGACAGATATCCCCTGAAAACACAGAATACACACTACAGGACAG GATAGAATCCCGTATGTCCAAGTCACCGGCCAGTCAGCGAGCCCCGAGCATGGTCACTGTGCCCTCTGTGACTGTGACCTCACCAGCGGTGGATGCCACCTCAGGGTCAAAG GGCTCCAGAGCCACAGGGAAGGTACACAGCTTCGGGAAGAGGGACCATGCTATCAAAAGAAACCTCAACATCCCAGTGGTGGTGAGAGGCTGGCTCTACAAACAG GACAGCTCTGGAATGCGACTGTGGAAAAGGAAGTGGTTTGTTTTGTCAGACTACTGCTTGTTTTATTACAAAG ACAGCCGGGAAGAGACAGTGCTGGGCAGCATCCCTCTGCCCAGTTATGTCATTGCACCAGTCGAGCCTGACGACCATATAAGCCGCAAATACGCATTCAAG GCGAGCCACACAGGAATGCGCTCCTACATTTACAATAAGAACTCTGTGATTGGCTCACAGGCAGAACACTGTGGGATGCGGACGTACTTCTTCAGTGCGGACACACAGGAGGACATGAATGGCTGGATCCGGGCCATGAACCAGGCTGCACTGATGCAGCAGAGTCACACCATAAAGAG AGAGGTAGAGAGGCCAGAGAAGGCTGTGCACCAGGCCGTCCCACAGACCAATCACGTCAATGTCAACCAGAACTCTGAGAGCCTGCGTAGGCCGGACAGAGAGGAACCTCAGGATAACGGAGTCCGACTGGCTCCCGGAGAGGAGGCGAGGTATGGGTTGGAGATCCAAATGAGGCCCACCCAGCCTGCCACGGAGGAAAGAGTGGAGAGACTCTCCCCAGACTCTGTCCCTGGTCCTTCCCACAAGAATGGCCAGCAAACTTTAGTCCAAGTGGCTCTGCCACCGGAACAGAATGGAAACGTCACATATAAGAGGGGCTTTGTTCCAAGGACAGACACTGAGAAACACGTGCAGAGGAAGACTACGCTGGCTCAGGTGGAGCACTGGGTGAAAGTTCAAAAAGGGGATCCACCAAAAAG TGTTTCTCCTGCTGAGTACAATCTCCCTCGCCGGACCCCTCCCCTGAAGCCCAAAGCCAGCACGGTTGATGTCACCTATCAGTCGTTGCCAAAGACTCCCCGTCTCCCATCTGGCAGCAGCTCTCCTCCAGCGACCTGCAACCTGCCCAGTGACTACAAGTACGCCCATGACAGGCTCAGCCACTTCCGCATGTCCACTGACGAACGAATGGCCACCAAGGAGGGCATGGTGTGGCAGCTGTACGAGTGGCAGCAGCGCCAGCAGTTCCGCCATGGCAGCCCCACCGCACCCATTTACACCGGCCCAAACTTCACGGACACCTCATCTTTTAGGGTTACTGTGGAGATGCCTCGTTCCATCTCTGTGCCCCCATCGCCATGTGAAGTCCCACCGTCGGTTCCCTCCTCCCTCAAGCCCCTGTCCCCACGCAGGCCACACACCCCTTCAGACAGGGTGACAGTCAGACCCCTGGATGAAGTGCCAGCTGGGGACAGCACAAGATCCAACTCCCCTAGACAGATCTGTGCCCAACTCTCTCAG ACTTCTCAAATAGAGAGAAGGTCAATGCCAGCCATGGGTTACATCACACACACGGTCAGTGCACCGAGCTTGCATGGCAAAACG CCAGAGGAGCTGACTCTGCTCCTCATTCAACTGCGGAGGCACCAGGCCAAGATGGCTGGTGTGCATAGCCCCGGCGATGCGTTTGCTCACCTGCAGCACCACCAGCACAACGGCCTTTTAGGCCCCAGCATGCAG GCTGATGATACTTACATACAACTGAAGAAGGACCTGGAGTATCTAGATTTGAAG GTCACCGGACGTGAAAGCCTTAAAGACAGACCATCAAGACCTGTGAAAATTGCAGAGAGTGATGCTGAT GTGAAATTAAGCCGATTGTGTGAGCAAGACAAGATTCTTCAGGAGCTGGAGGCCAGGATACGCACTTTGAAGGAGGACAAG GACAAGCTGGAGTCGGTGCTGGATGTGTCCCACCAGCAGATGGAGCAGTACCGTGATCAGCCGGCCCATGCTGAGAAGATTGCCTACCAGCAGAGATTACTACAGGAGGATGTGGTGCACATAAGGGCTGACATATCCCAAGTCTCCACA GAGATGGAGAACGCCTGGAACGAGTACAGCCGGCTGGAGAGAGACGTGGACTGGCTGAAGTCAGCCCTGCAGGCCCAGATGAACCGCAGTGATCTTTCTCAG CAGGAGAAATCCCAGATCAGGAAGGAGCTGTGGAGGATTGAGGATGTTATCGCAGGCCTCAGCTCCAGTAAAGCCAACTACAAAGTCACTATCTCCTCTGTGACCAACCCAG AGAGGATATTTGTGCCTTCAGTGGCGGCGTCATCAGTGCCTTCTGTGTCTGGGAGCCCGTCTGCTATGGAGATGAGGgtgtcccagcagcagcacagccccCACCTCAGCCCCACAggccaccccaccacccccaccctctcctCCAGCCCCAGCCAACAGCCCCTCGCTCACTCTACAGCCCCCATCGCTGCTGGGCCTGCATGG GAGGAGGATGCCCCTCCCAGACCGCCCCTACCTCAGCTCTACAGTCCCGATGAGCACCCCCCCGCTGTGCCCCCCCTGCCCAGGGAGACAACTGTCATCAGACACACCTCTGTGCGCGGCCTCAAGAGACAGTCTGACGAACGCAAAAGGGACAGAGAAATAGGCCACTTCACTAACGGAGACAACAAG GTGGAACTCAGGCCCTTCTTGAGTGAGCCGGAGCTTCTGGGAGCTGGAGACGGCGTCAGCTACTTTGGCATGGTGGCGTCAGGACACGATGGCGGTTACCAGACCTTACCGAGCAGAG GTCCAGCTGGCTCCTCGCTCAGGCTAAATCAGTCTTCACACATCCCCTCATATGTGACCCTCCGAAGAGCAGTCTCTGCTGCCGGTATGAAG GAGAGACCAAAGAGTGCCTTGGAGCGTCTGTACTCTGGGGATGCGGCGCAGCAGCAGATGAGGGGAAAGATGAGTGCCGACGAGCAGCTGGAAAGGATGAAGAGGCACCAGAAGGCCCTCGTCCGCCAGCGCAAACGCACCCTGAGTCACGGAGACCGCCATGGCTCTTCATCGTCAcgcacctcctcctcatcctcacgcCCACTCTCAGCAGACCTGGGCTCA TGGAGGAGGGAGCAGGAGTTtgacctgcagctgctggagcggGCTGTTCAGGGGGAGGAGGCGCGGGGAGTTCGGAGTGTCCAGGGCGAGGAAGGACCCGCCGAGCACAGGGAGAGACCCCGCTCTCAATCCGACGAATGGCTGACCTTCCGCTCCGTGGCCACAACCCCTCCCGCCCAAGAGGCTGACCTGGAACCACTAGACTACAACCTGGACCTGAACAAAGAG CTGTCCAAGCCTCAGAAGGTTTTAATCCCTGAGCGCTACGTGGACTCAGAGCCAGAAGAGCCCCTCAGTCctcaggagctggaggagcgccATCGCAAGGTGGAGCGCATCAAGACCATCCTGGCCAAgtccag CATGCAAAACCTGGCACCAACTGTGTCTCCGGACAAGACGGAGACGGGGCTGGTGGGACTGGACTCTGCTCtgcaggagcaggagaggatCATCACCATGTCCTATGCTCTGGCTTCAGAGGCATCCATCAAGAGCAAACAGGTCGCAG